DNA from Polycladomyces zharkentensis:
ATGAAAAACTGAGGACGTTTGGTTTTCCCGATATCGTGATAATACGCACCCACACGCGCCAAAAGACCGTTTGCCCCGATGGCTTCTGCAGCCGCTTCGGACAAATTGCCGACAATGATCGAATGATGATAGGTTCCGGGTGTTTCGATCAGCAGTTTGCGTAACAGCGGATGGTTGGGATTGGACAGTTCCAGCAGACGGAGCGGGGAAAGGATTTCAAAGACCGTTTCAAAATAAGGCAAAAATCCGATCGTGAGAACAGCGGAGAACAACCCGCTGGCAAAACCGAACCCGATCGACCAAAACCAGTCTCCCCAACCGCTTTCGATCGGCGCCAGCAGAAAAACCGCCGTGATCGGCACCACGCTGGCCAATGACGCGATCAGCCCGGCACGCAAAATGGAAGTGCGGTTGTGTACACCTGCCAATCCCCAAGCACCGGCCATTCCGATCACCAATGACACCAAGCCGTAACGGAAATCAAACAACAGATGGCTTTCGGTATTGAAGATCACACTGGCCAAAATGGCGAACAGCACCGCGCAACTCAACGCCAGATTGATGTCCAACAGCAGTGTGATCAACATCGTGCCGAAAGCGACGGGTGCCAAATAGCCCAACGTGCTCCATTCCAAATTTTGTCCCACCGCCACCACCTTCATCCCCGAGGCTGTCAGCAATACGATGGTGGCCAACATCAAGAGCTTCGCATTGTCCCGATGTACATCGGGTTGGTAGCGGTGGACGGCACCGTACAGCATGACCAACAGCAAACAGACAAACAAACCCAATCCGAAATGCGGCCATGGGTTGGTATAATCGTGAATCAAGCCGAGTTCCTTCAGTTTGCGGTGCTGATCGGGCGTGATCACTTCCCCGGCGGAAACAATGATTTGTCCCTTTTTGATCGGTACCGGCTCCACACTGTCCCATGCCGCTTCCTGAAGCGCCTTGGTCCTGGCTTCATCGTAAAATTCGTTGGGCACAATGCTCGCCCGTACCAATTCCCGTATGACACTGCGGGATTGGGCATTGATCGACGATGCCAACAGCTCGCGATCCACCTCGTTCCGCTTTTGTTCCAATTCGGACTGGCGGACGCCGGATGAGAGGATGTTGCGGGCGATCTCCCGGCTCACGAAGCGCATTTCCGTCAGTTGGTCGGGAGAGGTTCGAACGAGTTGCGTGTAAAAGGCATCCGATAAACGATAGGGGATCAATTCCCGCACACTTTTGATTTTCTGCTGCTCCGTCAAAGAAGTGTCGGCGACGATTCGACGCGCGTCCGTGAAGATGCGATCCAAGCGTTCGATCAGAATCCCCGTCAGTTCATCATCCCGCCGGTACTGCTTTTCAACCGCATCCGCCGCCTGTTTTCGGGCCGCCTCCGTCGCCTCCGGGTCCACTTTGGTGACGGGCGACACGATGGTTTCCTTGCTGACCGAACCCGGTGACAACTCATATTGCTTGGGTAAGACCGCGTTCATCATCATCAGGTACAACAGCACACCGACCGTAAAGTAGATCAACAGGCGGACGCGGACGCTGGATTGCGTGCCCGCAGGGAGCCGTATGCGTCGAAACCTTCTGGACGGAGGCTCATTGGTGGATATCATCTTTTGATCGACTCCTTCACGTTCTCCCGCTAGGCATAACGATCATAAGCATCGATGATTTTTTGCACCAATGTGTGACGGACAACATCTTCCTGCCCCAAATAGACGAACCGGATTTCGGGTACCGATCGCAACACGCGTTGCGCTTCTATTAATCCGGATTGTTTACCTTTGGGCAAATCAATTTGCGTAACGTCACCGGTCACGACCATTTTGGACCCGAATCCCAACCGCGTCAAAAACATCTTCATCTGCTCGGGCGTCGTATTTTGCGCTTCATCCAAAATGACGAACGAATCCTCCAGTGTGCGGCCCCGCATATACGCCAAGGGCGCCACTTCGATCAATCCGCGTTCCATCATTTTGGCCACCTGTTCCGCTCCAAGCATGGTGTACAAACTGTCATACAACGGTCGCAAATACGGATCCACTTTTTCCTGCAGGTCTCCCGGCAGAAACCCGAGGCTTTCGCCTGCCTCCACCGCCGGCCGCGTCAACACGATCCGCTTGACACGATGCGACTTCAGCGCCGTCACCGCCATGACGACCGCCAGAAACGTCTTTCCCGTCCCGGCGGGACCGATACCGAAGACGATATCATGCTTCCGTATGGCGGAGACGTAATGGCGTTGGCCCAACGTTTTGGCCTGAACGGATTTCCCTTTGTAGGTGGTGCCGATCTGCTCGTCAAACAGCTCCAGCAGTTCATCGGCCATTCCCTGTCGGGCCAAACGATGAGCGTACACGACATCCCGCTCGGTGATGGAAGTCCCCCGGCGAATCAATGTCAACAAGACGCGGAACAGATGGCCGAGCACCGCTTGTTCCTCAGGGGAGCCGGTGATGACGACCTCTTCTCCGCGCGCAACAATTTTGGCTGTTGTGTTGGCCTCGATCCGCTTCAGATAGGTATCGTGAGGCCCGAACAAACTCAATGCTTCACCTGCATCACGCAAACGGATTTTCATCGGTTGTTGACTTTGTTGCAATGGCTCATTCTCCTTGCAAAATCGGTTGTGGCACCGCAATGTTTTCGACTGCGTTGAAGTGTATCTTCAAATAAACTTTACCATTGTCCAGTCGCTCGTGCAAAACTTTTTCCTCCAAAATCCTGCCGTCTTGCCCCAGGCGGGCCAGCAAATCCGCACGGGCCCGTTCCATTCCCAAGCGGACCGCTTCTTCTCTCGTCAAGATGCGTTTCACCCATTTCATCTCCAACCGCTTCTCGTTGACCCAACCGATGGGCAGACGCCAGTTGCGCACCCGGACAGCGTGGTATTCCTGCATGGTTTCATATCGATTGAAGGGAACGGGATTCCACAAGAAAGAGAGCCGCAAAACATGGGAACCCACATACAAGTGGGTGGAAACGTGACGTTCGCCGGTAAACACTTTTCGTTTTTGCGTCAGTGGAACGACCACGTCCGAGTCGTACCACATGATCCCCAGCACTTTTCCCTTCGCCCCGACCAACCGGAGCGAACCTTTCTGCTCGGGGTTACCGTAATAACCCGAAATCAATACTTGCCCCTTGCGCACCATGTCGGATACACCCACCATGGGACGCCCCCGCTCCACACGCAGATCGTACACCATGGCATCCCGTTTGGCAACGAAGTTGACGGGACCGCGGTCGTCGCTTTGTTCTTTGGGGTCCACCCGCTTTTTTTCCACAACGGTGATAATCGCCCGCGTTCCTTCCAACCGGAATCCCACCCAAGAAACGCCTGGAAGTTTACGGGACAATTGATATTGGACCGATTCCGTGTCAGGAATGCGGTATTTCACCTGACCGACGTACACGCCCGCCTGCTTGGCCAACGCAAGAATCTGTTTATCCGGGATGGTCTCATTGCCTTCCACATCCACCCGCCACACGATGGAGGCCATGACAAACAGCATCGCCAAAAACAACGCGATGCCCGCCGTAAAGAATTTCCGTCGCTCAATTTTGTGCAACCAAAACGGTAATCCCTTCTTGCCGACGATGCGCATGGAGATTCCCGTACGGCGCACCAGCGGCACCATGCGGTAAAAATCTTGTACCGTCAGAGTAAACCGCAGTCGCTTTTGATCCGACCAACGGATATCTTTCAGTTGGAGCCCGGTACTCATCGCCCGGTTCAACCACTGTGTCAAGTTGTCTCCTTTGAGTTCCACCCGCAGGTGACCGGTCATCGATCGTGGCCACTTGAATTGCGTCACGGCTCCCTCTCCTCATTTCGCAAACTCAATCCCGTGTATGTTTCCCTCGATCCACACCTCGTCCCGGTAAATGGCGCGAATCGTCAATTGCGTCCCGGTAATGCACAGGCTTCCCTCACTCAACCGCAACCGCAGTTCCCCGTCGCTGAAATGTGTCACTTCCCGATAATTTTCCACTGCGATTTGTTGTGACCCGATCATTTGAATGCGCGGAACGTCGGACGTCACATCCGGGGGAATATCCAGCCATTGAAAGGCCCGTTTTCGCAGCTTACTGCTTATCCTCCGCATGGACCAGCCCTCCATCTCCTTTCTAACCCTTATGCTGTCCAATCCGAATTTATGAAGGGCAAAATGAAAAGCGATGCGTCAAAACGCACCGCCCAGATTGATG
Protein-coding regions in this window:
- the yqfD gene encoding sporulation protein YqfD, with protein sequence MTQFKWPRSMTGHLRVELKGDNLTQWLNRAMSTGLQLKDIRWSDQKRLRFTLTVQDFYRMVPLVRRTGISMRIVGKKGLPFWLHKIERRKFFTAGIALFLAMLFVMASIVWRVDVEGNETIPDKQILALAKQAGVYVGQVKYRIPDTESVQYQLSRKLPGVSWVGFRLEGTRAIITVVEKKRVDPKEQSDDRGPVNFVAKRDAMVYDLRVERGRPMVGVSDMVRKGQVLISGYYGNPEQKGSLRLVGAKGKVLGIMWYDSDVVVPLTQKRKVFTGERHVSTHLYVGSHVLRLSFLWNPVPFNRYETMQEYHAVRVRNWRLPIGWVNEKRLEMKWVKRILTREEAVRLGMERARADLLARLGQDGRILEEKVLHERLDNGKVYLKIHFNAVENIAVPQPILQGE
- the yqfC gene encoding sporulation protein YqfC, whose product is MRRISSKLRKRAFQWLDIPPDVTSDVPRIQMIGSQQIAVENYREVTHFSDGELRLRLSEGSLCITGTQLTIRAIYRDEVWIEGNIHGIEFAK
- a CDS encoding PhoH family protein; this translates as MKIRLRDAGEALSLFGPHDTYLKRIEANTTAKIVARGEEVVITGSPEEQAVLGHLFRVLLTLIRRGTSITERDVVYAHRLARQGMADELLELFDEQIGTTYKGKSVQAKTLGQRHYVSAIRKHDIVFGIGPAGTGKTFLAVVMAVTALKSHRVKRIVLTRPAVEAGESLGFLPGDLQEKVDPYLRPLYDSLYTMLGAEQVAKMMERGLIEVAPLAYMRGRTLEDSFVILDEAQNTTPEQMKMFLTRLGFGSKMVVTGDVTQIDLPKGKQSGLIEAQRVLRSVPEIRFVYLGQEDVVRHTLVQKIIDAYDRYA
- a CDS encoding HD family phosphohydrolase, whose product is MISTNEPPSRRFRRIRLPAGTQSSVRVRLLIYFTVGVLLYLMMMNAVLPKQYELSPGSVSKETIVSPVTKVDPEATEAARKQAADAVEKQYRRDDELTGILIERLDRIFTDARRIVADTSLTEQQKIKSVRELIPYRLSDAFYTQLVRTSPDQLTEMRFVSREIARNILSSGVRQSELEQKRNEVDRELLASSINAQSRSVIRELVRASIVPNEFYDEARTKALQEAAWDSVEPVPIKKGQIIVSAGEVITPDQHRKLKELGLIHDYTNPWPHFGLGLFVCLLLVMLYGAVHRYQPDVHRDNAKLLMLATIVLLTASGMKVVAVGQNLEWSTLGYLAPVAFGTMLITLLLDINLALSCAVLFAILASVIFNTESHLLFDFRYGLVSLVIGMAGAWGLAGVHNRTSILRAGLIASLASVVPITAVFLLAPIESGWGDWFWSIGFGFASGLFSAVLTIGFLPYFETVFEILSPLRLLELSNPNHPLLRKLLIETPGTYHHSIIVGNLSEAAAEAIGANGLLARVGAYYHDIGKTKRPQFFIENQMGENPHDKISPNLSKTIILSHPKDGVEMLEEHGIPKPIRDIAAQHHGTTLLKYFYHKAMKQSDGGKVLEEDYRYPGPKAQFKEAAIVGIADCVEAAVRSLARPTPARIEGIVRKIIRDRLEDGQFNECDLTLKELDVIARSMCETLNGIFHSRIEYPEEWPNKGVKQA